A stretch of Henckelia pumila isolate YLH828 chromosome 4, ASM3356847v2, whole genome shotgun sequence DNA encodes these proteins:
- the LOC140865083 gene encoding cytochrome P450 81Q32-like, with protein sequence MDATWFYILLPLFLLLLALIFPSNVRNRKLPPSPVPALPVIGHLHLLRPPMHRIYHKFSENLGPIFSLRFGTRLVVVVSSPAAAEECFTKNDVVLANRPRLTIGKYLGYNYTVLITSSYGEHWRNLRRLTTIEIFSSARLNMFQAIRQDEIKVLLRKLYQKSQHDYARVELKSLFSELSFNIIMRMVAGKRYFGESEDNEQAKNFRELIKEAITYGGVSNPADFFPVLKWIDYNGKEKGMKRLSKEMDAFLQGLIDEHRRDKVKTTMIGHFLDLQESQPEYYTDSIIKGIIMVMLLAGTDTSSVTIEWAMSALLNHPQKLEKARAELDNNVGNNRLIDESEVPKLAYLQNIISETFRLFPAAPLLVPHESSDDCKIGGYDIPKGTILLVNAWAIHRDPMTWDDPASFNPERFEGKEIGGAKLLPFGMGRRSCPGSGLAQRVVGLALGSLIQCFEWRRTSQEMVDLSEGAGISMPKVIPLEAKCKARQVLRQVFSSAA encoded by the exons ATGGATGCAACCTGGTTCTACATCCTCCTTCCACTCTTCCTTCTTCTTTTGGCACTAATCTTCCCATCAAACGTAAGAAACCGAAAACTCCCGCCGAGTCCGGTTCCTGCACTTCCAGTAATAGGCCACCTCCACCTCCTCAGGCCGCCTATGCATCGAATCTACCATAAATTCTCAGAAAATTTAGGCCCCATCTTCTCCCTTCGCTTCGGAACCCGACTCGTGGTGGTGGTCTCGTCCCCTGCCGCGGCGGAGGAATGCTTCACCAAGAACGACGTAGTGTTAGCCAACAGGCCTCGGCTAACCATCGGCAAATACCTCGGCTACAACTACACAGTCCTGATAACGTCTTCATACGGCGAGCATTGGCGCAATCTCCGGCGCCTCACTACAATCGAGATATTCTCATCGGCCCGCTTGAACATGTTTCAAGCCATACGGCAAGATGAAATCAAGGTTCTTCTGCGAAAGCTCTACCAAAAGTCGCAGCATGATTACGCCAGAGTGGAACTCAAGTCCCTGTTTTCCGAGTTGTCCTTCAATATTATCATGAGAATGGTGGCGGGGAAGAGGTACTTCGGTGAATCCGAGGATAATGAACAGGCGAAGAACTTCCGAGAGCTGATTAAAGAGGCTATCACGTACGGTGGTGTATCCAATCCCGCCGATTTTTTCCCAGTATTGAAATGGATCGACTATAACGGTAAAGAGAAAGGTATGAAAAGGCTGAGTAAGGAAATGGATGCTTTCTTGCAAGGATTGATCGATGAACACCGCCGTGATAAAGTAAAAACCACCATGATAGGCCATTTTCTTGATTTGCAAGAGTCTCAGCCAGAGTACTACACGGATTCAATCATCAAAGGCATTATAATG GTGATGCTACTTGCTGGAACCGACACGTCATCGGTGACCATAGAGTGGGCAATGTCTGCTCTGCTCAACCATCCACAAAAGCTAGAAAAAGCTAGAGCTGAATTGGACAACAACGTGGGAAACAATCGCCTCATCGATGAATCAGAAGTACCCAAGTTAGCATATCTTCAAAACATAATCTCCGAGACATTTCGGTTGTTCCCCGCAGCACCATTGTTAGTACCACATGAATCATCCGACGATTGCAAGATCGGGGGATACGACATACCTAAAGGAACAATCTTGCTTGTAAATGCTTGGGCCATCCACAGAGACCCCATGACTTGGGATGATCCTGCAAGCTTCAACCCCGAGAGATTTGAAGGCAAAGAAATCGGAGGGGCGAAACTGCTGCCGTTTGGGATGGGGCGGAGGTCGTGTCCAGGAAGTGGTCTGGCGCAACGGGTTGTGGGATTGGCCTTGGGGTCGCTGATTCAATGTTTCGAGTGGCGAAGAACAAGTCAAGAAATGGTGGATTTGAGCGAGGGGGCAGGGATATCCATGCCCAAAGTTATACCACTTGAGGCCAAATGCAAAGCACGCCAAGTGCTGCGCCAAGTTTTCTCGTCTGCTGCCTGA